The following proteins come from a genomic window of Halomarina ordinaria:
- a CDS encoding DUF7286 family protein, which yields MRLADDRRGRVPFALVAVLLLVGSATLVATDRSAPAREPAVDRAVEATAAATRPALETAVSDAARAAAADPVVVPGDTPYGRVLDPDEPFRDALRARVYLAARADLERLDESRGGVRARASLPPVRSPADLREAIARVSVERAGPNGTALRVRIEGVRLRAVREGRTVADREVSPTVTVASPVLALHDRATAYERSLNAGPLAGDGLGRRLTVGLHGVAWARGYAQYGGAPVANVVANRHVEVTTNVAALGLQCDVLGATTPGGERAAAWASARTATTDLLGAGGLDGRWSERVLDAAEREALDGRTVATAEGGNRDSNRVVAANRTADRALVSLLDDDGVALAEAAARNYAVDARPFVATRSRGTERTGRERPPGGNWTRVARDTTTERRVVRAPVAPVAVPDGWRTFERHGREVVRETTVTTRWRRDEETTTTRRVETRRTAVSLALAGRHAPDSDLPRRGVDGVYDRGGALDGPNLAGVPKTAHERLVTDRGGVDALAERAASEGVETEPVRIAGERPAALDGWLRRDLAGLHDRVREASVTVPRTEVATYEVDPAARLADRLRERRADLVDAPDRYDGVADRTRVAVRRAYLDRVVARLDARSSERERTRDGLDGALDDRGVGSLDRLHDLLALGVDRSAVGASESPSTGGVGGPLALSVETAPTYLTVDAVDRERLAVAGDGEVTPLGARNTNLFTVPYGDAADTVTDGLFGSERVSLRTAAGAMRAERRATGGTVSPALDREVRAANAHVRGRLVDGVARTGLGRSGTRPVTVVDRALAAWRTPDARALALANGSATDAVVSTAVAAGLPPSERAELRARLRVATADALAAPDARPPEAVVDDSMATARRVVEAGVEEAAERGADRATDRLNGTLGAVPAGLPVAPVPGYWYATLNVWDVEVQGTYERVTLRSRRGSEATVYTRDGGSVALDVDSDGAPERLGRAAPVDFETRTAVVVVVPAGPRGVGDVDGNADERSPGYD from the coding sequence ATGAGACTGGCGGACGACCGCCGTGGGCGGGTGCCCTTCGCGCTCGTGGCCGTCCTCCTGCTCGTCGGGAGCGCGACGCTCGTCGCCACCGACCGCTCCGCTCCTGCCCGCGAACCGGCCGTCGACCGCGCCGTCGAGGCGACGGCGGCGGCCACCCGGCCGGCACTCGAAACCGCCGTCTCGGACGCGGCGCGCGCGGCGGCGGCCGACCCGGTCGTCGTCCCGGGCGACACGCCCTACGGTCGCGTCCTCGACCCCGACGAACCGTTCCGCGACGCGCTCCGGGCCCGCGTCTACCTCGCCGCCCGTGCCGACCTCGAGCGCCTCGACGAATCGCGCGGCGGCGTCCGGGCGCGCGCATCGCTCCCCCCGGTTCGCTCGCCCGCCGACCTCCGCGAGGCGATAGCCCGCGTCAGCGTCGAGCGCGCCGGTCCCAACGGGACGGCCCTCCGGGTTCGCATCGAGGGCGTTCGACTCCGGGCGGTGCGCGAGGGACGCACCGTCGCGGACCGTGAGGTCTCTCCGACCGTCACCGTCGCGTCGCCGGTCCTCGCGCTCCACGACCGGGCGACCGCCTACGAGCGGTCGCTGAACGCCGGGCCGCTGGCGGGCGACGGGCTCGGCCGGCGCCTCACCGTCGGCCTCCACGGCGTCGCGTGGGCGCGCGGCTACGCCCAGTACGGCGGCGCGCCGGTCGCGAACGTCGTCGCGAACCGCCACGTCGAGGTGACGACGAACGTCGCCGCCCTCGGTCTCCAGTGCGACGTGCTCGGCGCGACCACGCCGGGCGGGGAGCGGGCGGCCGCCTGGGCGAGCGCCCGGACCGCGACGACGGACCTGCTCGGCGCGGGCGGCCTCGACGGCCGCTGGAGCGAGCGCGTCCTCGATGCGGCCGAGCGGGAGGCACTCGACGGTCGGACGGTTGCGACCGCAGAGGGTGGGAACCGGGATTCGAACCGTGTCGTCGCGGCGAACCGCACCGCCGACCGGGCGCTCGTCTCGCTGCTCGACGACGATGGCGTCGCCCTCGCCGAAGCGGCGGCGCGGAACTACGCCGTCGACGCCCGCCCGTTCGTCGCGACGCGCTCGCGCGGGACCGAGCGGACCGGGCGGGAGCGCCCGCCGGGCGGGAACTGGACGCGCGTCGCCCGCGACACGACGACCGAACGCCGGGTCGTGCGCGCGCCGGTCGCCCCGGTCGCCGTCCCGGACGGCTGGCGGACGTTCGAGCGCCACGGGCGCGAGGTCGTCCGCGAGACCACCGTCACCACCCGATGGCGACGCGACGAGGAGACGACGACCACTCGCCGCGTCGAGACCCGTCGAACGGCGGTCTCGCTGGCACTCGCCGGTCGCCACGCGCCCGACTCGGACCTCCCGCGCCGGGGCGTCGACGGCGTGTACGACCGCGGTGGCGCGCTCGACGGCCCCAACCTCGCGGGCGTCCCGAAGACGGCCCACGAACGCCTCGTCACGGACCGCGGCGGCGTCGACGCGCTCGCCGAGCGAGCCGCCAGCGAGGGGGTCGAGACCGAACCCGTTCGCATCGCCGGTGAGCGTCCGGCGGCCCTGGACGGGTGGCTCCGCCGCGACCTCGCCGGGCTCCACGACCGGGTGCGCGAGGCGTCGGTCACGGTCCCCCGGACAGAGGTCGCGACCTACGAGGTCGACCCGGCCGCCCGACTGGCCGACCGACTCCGCGAGCGACGGGCCGACCTGGTCGACGCCCCCGACCGGTACGACGGCGTCGCCGACCGCACGCGCGTCGCCGTCCGCCGGGCGTACCTCGACCGCGTCGTCGCGCGACTCGACGCGCGGTCGAGCGAGCGCGAGCGCACCCGTGACGGTCTCGACGGGGCGCTCGACGACCGGGGCGTGGGGTCGCTCGACCGCCTCCACGACCTCCTCGCGCTCGGCGTCGACCGCTCCGCGGTCGGGGCGAGCGAGTCGCCGTCGACGGGTGGCGTCGGCGGTCCCCTCGCGCTCTCCGTCGAGACGGCTCCCACCTACCTGACCGTCGACGCGGTCGACCGGGAGCGACTGGCCGTCGCGGGCGACGGCGAGGTGACGCCCCTCGGCGCGCGCAACACCAACCTGTTCACCGTCCCGTACGGCGACGCCGCCGACACGGTCACGGACGGCCTGTTCGGGAGCGAGCGGGTCTCGCTGCGCACCGCGGCGGGGGCGATGCGCGCCGAGCGCCGTGCCACCGGTGGGACGGTCTCGCCCGCCCTCGACCGGGAGGTCCGCGCCGCGAACGCCCACGTCCGCGGGCGGCTGGTCGACGGCGTCGCCCGGACGGGCCTCGGTCGCTCGGGGACGCGTCCCGTGACCGTCGTCGACCGGGCGCTGGCCGCGTGGCGGACGCCCGACGCCCGGGCGCTCGCGCTGGCGAACGGCTCCGCGACGGACGCCGTCGTCTCGACGGCCGTCGCGGCCGGCCTCCCGCCGAGCGAACGGGCCGAGCTCCGGGCGCGACTGCGGGTCGCGACGGCCGACGCGCTCGCCGCCCCCGACGCCCGCCCCCCGGAGGCGGTCGTCGACGACTCGATGGCGACCGCCCGGCGCGTCGTCGAGGCCGGCGTCGAGGAGGCGGCCGAACGCGGCGCGGACCGCGCGACCGACCGTCTCAACGGGACCCTCGGGGCCGTCCCGGCCGGCCTGCCGGTCGCGCCGGTTCCGGGCTACTGGTACGCGACGCTCAACGTCTGGGACGTCGAGGTGCAGGGGACGTACGAGCGCGTCACGTTGCGCTCGCGTCGCGGGAGCGAGGCGACCGTCTATACGCGTGACGGCGGGAGCGTCGCGCTCGACGTCGATTCGGACGGTGCTCCGGAACGTCTCGGACGCGCCGCGCCCGTCGACTTCGAGACGCGGACGGCGGTCGTCGTGGTCGTCCCCGCCGGCCCGCGCGGTGTCGGCGACGTCGACGGGAACGCGGACGAGCGCTCGCCCGGCTACGACTGA
- a CDS encoding DUF7284 family protein produces MRGQSTVVDGTLALVVVSATVGLLLTAPAPASTDSRATETATALQTATVTVEADGRTHHGTPAALLAHGAVARVTLADEALAASYHPSRDALTRATDRVARHRASGVRVRAVWEPYPDAPLSGRVAVGERPPPSGSVDAAVTTLPAPDVGRMRPPNATYDALGATVARATVRFVVPPALVERAAYDEGARTALDTRLARVEGALADFETDGEDGRAAPPDVAVDRLESRLGERVAADLRERYDSPRAARDALSVRDVTLVVRTWSR; encoded by the coding sequence GTGAGGGGTCAGAGCACCGTCGTCGACGGGACGCTCGCGCTCGTCGTCGTCTCGGCCACCGTCGGACTCCTCCTCACGGCCCCCGCCCCCGCCTCGACCGACAGTCGGGCGACCGAGACCGCGACCGCACTACAGACGGCCACGGTCACCGTCGAGGCCGACGGCCGGACGCATCACGGCACGCCGGCGGCGTTGCTCGCGCACGGCGCGGTCGCGCGCGTGACGCTCGCCGACGAGGCGCTCGCGGCGTCGTACCACCCCTCCCGTGACGCGCTGACCCGGGCGACCGACCGCGTCGCCCGCCACCGTGCGAGCGGCGTGCGCGTACGCGCGGTCTGGGAGCCGTACCCGGACGCCCCGCTCTCGGGACGGGTCGCGGTCGGGGAGCGGCCGCCGCCGTCGGGCAGCGTCGACGCCGCGGTGACGACGCTGCCGGCCCCGGACGTCGGCCGGATGCGACCACCGAACGCGACGTACGACGCGCTCGGCGCGACGGTCGCCCGGGCGACGGTGCGGTTCGTCGTCCCGCCCGCGCTCGTCGAGCGGGCCGCGTACGACGAGGGGGCGCGAACGGCTCTCGACACCCGCCTGGCGCGCGTCGAAGGCGCGCTCGCCGACTTCGAGACCGACGGCGAGGACGGCCGCGCCGCCCCACCCGACGTCGCGGTCGACCGCCTCGAATCGCGCCTCGGCGAGCGAGTCGCGGCCGACCTCCGCGAGCGGTACGACTCGCCGCGGGCGGCACGGGACGCCCTCTCCGTCCGGGACGTGACGCTCGTCGTGAGGACGTGGTCGCGATGA